In Candidatus Melainabacteria bacterium, the genomic stretch CGCGGCGTCTTCATTCCCGTCACCGAAGGTGAGGCGGTGTACGTTGCGGTCGATGATGACGGGCATCCCGTGCCGGTCAACAGTCCGCTCACGTCTGCTGAACCATGTAAGTGCGGCGCGGTCTGCCATCACGACAGCGGTCGCTCTGTGACACCGAAAGCGGTGCGCAAGAAGGTGGCGGAATTCACTCTCGACTCGCCCAAGTGCCCCGCTGTTCGTATCGGCATGTTCCCGAAGGATACAAGTGTGGCCGGCACAAACATCTTCGCCGGTGTCATCCTCAGCCACATGGACACCGCCGGAGTGATTGCCACGCGCGACGTCACCACCAACCGGGTCGTCACCATCAGTTTCGACAAGGTTGTCTTCAAGCAGCCGGTTCATGTGGGAGATGTGCTCACCTGCTGGTCTGAAGTGACCAGGGTGGGACGCACCTCCATCACCACCCGCATCGTCGTCGCCGCTCAGCGCAAGGGCGTCTTCATCCCGGTCACCGAGGGTGAAGCGGTCTACGTCTCCGTAGACCCTGACGGTAAGCCGACTCCGGTTAGACCGGAAGGGACGACGACTGCGGTCGTCAGCTCCTCCAGTTGTGGTCCTACTTGCAGCTCATCTGACTCTGCTTCCGGCAAAGGCAAGAAGAAAAACAAGAAGCGGAAGACCAGCAAGAGCAAAAAGAAGTCCAAGAAGAAGGGCGACAGGTGACACCACATCCGGTGTGCACTCTGAGCGCCCTCCTCCCCTAATTTCGAGAAGGACCAGCCTATGGCCGAATATCTTGTTCTGGTGCGTCACGGCGAAACGTTGCCCAACGTCCTTGTGGAAAAACAGGCTGATGGACTGTTCTACGAGGTGTCAGGCTCCGATGAAACCGTGACGCTTACCGACCTTGGTGTGCAGCAAATCGTGAAAGTTGGGAAGTGGCTCGCCCGACTGTTTACGAAAGACAATCCACTGGGTCGCATCATTGTCTCGGGGTACAGGCGCACTCGTCAGTCAGGTGAACACCTGGCGCAGGAGCTGCCTTACCCTGTTCTTTTGGCTGAAGATCGACGCTTCGACAAGAGGAGCTATGGCGACTTCTGGAACATCACCTATCGTGGTGTACAGGAGTTGCACCCTGAAGAGTATGCTCGTTTTCTGGCGGAGGGACCGTTAGACTATGCCCCTCCCGGTGGCGAGAACTACCCGCAGCTGTTCGCTCGTGTCTCTGACGGGCTTAGCGATATTTCGAAGCTGCCCGGCAACAAGTTGATCGTCTGCCACCTCGTCGTCTTTCTGGCTATCCAGCGCGAGTTGGAGGGGCATGCAGACGACCATGTGCACGCCAGTTATGAGGCGAGCGCGTTGCCCAATGCTCACACTCGTGTCTATAAGCGCGAGAGCCCGGAGCAGCCCTGGCAGCCGGTTGACGTTGTAGCTTGCGACTGATCAGGTGGAGGAGTCACTGTGTACATGCGGTTCAAGCCGCACGTACATAGTGACTTCTTCGCCTTTTTGCACTTTTTGGGGCTGGCCTTATTTCGGCCGCTTTTTGTGCTTTAAGGGCTGGCCTTATTTCGGCGGCTTTTTGTGCTTTAAGGGCTGGCCTTATTTCGGCCGCTTTTTGTGCTTTAAGGGCTGGCCTTATTTCGGCCGCTTTTTGTGCTTTAAGGGCTGGCCTTATTTCGGCGGCTTTTGTGCTTTAAGGGCTGGCCTTATTTCGGCGGCTTTTTGTGCTTTAAGGGCTGGCCTTATTTCAGCGGCTTTTTGCACTTTAAGCGGTTGGCCTTATTTCGGCTACTTTTCGCACTTTAACGGGGGAACAGGGATTCTTAGCTCTGGCAGCTTCGGTCATGAGAGCAAACGTGCGGTGTCGCGTTCCATTTTGGGGGTAGAACAGTGTGAGGGCGAACTCTGTATCATCGAGAGAATATGGCCGAACTACAGTTGGTAATTAGTTACAAGCCTTTGGTGCTGCGACCGTTTTATTCGGTGGCTTATCTCGCCAAATGGCTTTTCATCATAATCATCCCAACGTTGTGGCTGTCAGCTTTGCTTGCTTTTCTTCTCGTACCAGCGCTGCATAACTCACTCTATAGTCAAATCGGGCTTTGCGTCATTTTTCTTGGAATAGCTTATGCAATGTTTGCTACCCTGGTTGGTCTAATTTTGTGGCCCTTTTACGACCATCAGATAAAGTTGTCCAAAGAAGGCATAGTGCTGCCATTCTCGACGGCCAGCACGCGGGGCAGGAAAGCGGGTTATGTCTGGTCTGAATTCAACTCGGCTTCAGTTGCTCAGAGTGCGGACTCGTGTAAGTTGCTACTCGGATCAGCTGATGGCAAAAAGCTTGTTTTAGACACTAAGGCGTTTGAGAAGTCTGAGTTGGAACAACTGTTGCTCGGCATTGAGCTATGGGGCACAAGCATCATGCGCACCCCTGAGTTCATGGATTATCAAAGTAGTCTGCAAAACGAGATGAAAGGATTGGACGTAAACTACACGCGCATGTGGGAGGAAGAGCTGAGCAGGAGGTTCAAGGCTACATCGTTTCTGCCTCTGGAGCCGAAGCAAGCGCTTCAGAGTGGTCGACTGACAGTTCAGAAGCAACTGGCATTTGGCGGGCTGAGCGCTATTTATCTTGTTCAACGTAACGAAAATGAATTGTTTGTTCTCAAGGAAGCGGTCGTCCCTGCTGATGCTGACCCGGAAATGCGACGGTTGGCTGAAAAGCATTTGTCGCGTGAGGCTAAAATTCTGGCTTCGGTTTCGCATCCGAACATCGCCAGAGTTGTTGATTATTTTGTCGAGGAGGGACGCAATTATTTGTTGCTTGAATACGTCAATGGTCAAGATTTACGCCAGTTCGTTCGACAAAATGGATTGCAGCCGCCCTCAAAGGTAATCGACTGGGCGTTACAGTTGGCGGATTCATTGCGGTATTTGCATGGGCAAGATCCGCCTGTTGTGCATCGGGATGTTAGTCCCGACAACATAGTCTTGAATAACAATGGGTCCTTGATTCTCATTGATTTTGGCGCTTCTAACGAGTTCATTGGCACCGCTACCGGTACCTTGATTGGCAAGCAGGCTTATATGGCACCAGAGCAATTACGTGGTAAAGCCACCACCAGCAGTGATGTTTATGCGTTTGGTGCCTGCCTTTTCTTCCTCTTGACGGGGCGGGATCCGATGCCGCTTTCCGCCTGCCATCCCAGAACTGTGGTGCCTGACCTGCCCGAAGATTTGGACGAGTTGATCGCGGCAATGACAGAGCCCGAGCAAAGCGATCGAATCAGTGATTTCTCGCAAGTAATTGTTCGTTTGCAATCTCTAAGTTCTTCGCTTACTGTCGCGCGTGAGGCATAGACTTGGACAAACGGATTGATGAGCTTGAAGAGATCAATTTGAAAGTAGTTGATGACGTCGATGGTGCGGTCAGCGTGCCTGATTCTGCAACTCCCGACGCCGCTGAACTCGACGTCACCGTGCCTTCACCTGTCCCTGATCTTCAGGCGAATTTGCAGAACATCTCCGAAGGAACTGATCCGACGGGAGGCGGGGAAGGGCTCGAGAGTAAGAGCAGGTCTGCTCGCTTTTCAAAAACGACAATTCGGAAAACGTTTCTGGTTGTGGTTCTAGGGGCTCTTGCCGTATGCGCAAATAATGGGCTTAAGTCCTTCTGGAGTTCCCCGATTAGCTCGCAGTCAATTGTATTCTTAGGACCATCGATATTTTCTGCCTGGTGTGGAGAACTCGATTCAGCCAATGCTTTGCAGGCTTTGCCAACCATGGCAGTTGAAGTCAGTTCCACCGGAGCCGCTTTGCCGCCACAGCGTCGAGCTGCTGTGGTAGCCAGTTTGGAGCGTTTTGTAGGAAGTGCGCCGGTTGAGAAGCGCCTCATGTCTACTCTCGTAGATGCAGTTATGCTGGCGGTAAACGGAAAATCAGATCGGGCAGCAGTGCTCCTTCGAGAGCTAGACTCGAACAGCCCGCTTGTTAGCGGATTTCACGCTGCGGTGCAGACGATGATCGGTCAGTATCCCGCCGCCCTGGAAACCTGTGATCGCGGGATTCGCGTGCTTGAAACCAGTAGTGGTTCATTTGCGCCGTCCACCTACGATGCACTTTGGTCTGTCAAAGCGGAAATCTTGATTGCAATGGGGCGGCCTGAAGATGCTCTCAGGGTTCTCGAGTTGCCTGGATTCCCAGAGAAATACAAGGAAGATGCGCTTAAGCGTGACAACATTCTTGAGGCTAAAGCAGCAGCCTATTTGCGTTCCAATCAACCTGATCAGGCAATTAAAGTTGCCTGTCAAATGCGTCAATTGAATCACATGATTCTTTCAACCGCTTATCTCATGGAAGGCGATATCGCTGAAGCCGAGCAACATGCGGGAAAATCATATCTGGCATTATCCAAAATCTACAGCAAGACGGGGCGTCTCGAGGAAGCTCTAAAATACGCAAAATTGGCTGACCAGGCTAATCTTGGCGTTGCCGGACGCGAGCAGCATGTGTTCGTATTGAATCAGATGGGGCGTTTTCGTGAGGCGATCGCTCTTTCCACCGACTTGGCTGCTTTACCGAAAGTGCCATTTCTGCTCGAGTCTATGCATAATATGCCGGAATTGCATGCGGACCTGGCCTGGGCTTACGCCAAACTTGGAGAAATCAGACAGGCTCGTGAGCATGCTAATTGGGCCCTTAATGTGGACCCTAACTGTCGTCAGGCGCTGGAAGCGGAGCGGCTGGTAAGCCAAATTACTGGTGATAATGAGAAGTACGAGGCGTATGATTCCCGCTTGAAAAATTTGCAGGCAGACCTCTACGATCGACCGGTATTGTTCACGAATAAAAACACTAGATATTAGAGGAAGACTCTGCCTGTGGAATTGAAATCTAAACAAGACGAAATTCACCTCAAGGCGGCGCAATCTTCGTCTGATCAAAAGCACTCCATATTGATACCGCATCCGGTTGCAAAGCCCGATTCTAAAGTGAATGAGTCCGGTAAGAATTCACTTAAGCCCTATCGTCCAAGCTGGTCTCTGTGCTTGATTCAAAGTTTCGCTGATCTGGTAATTGTCAGTGGTATTGGCGGACTGATCACGTTTTTGATGATTTTTACAGCACTTGGCTGTGTCGCCGGTTCGACTGTAAACATAATCGCCGTTGCCGAAACCAGCATGTTCATCGGTATGGTGGCATCTGGTATGTGGTTGATGTGTTGTGCGTTTCCAGTCTGGTTGGGTTTTAGCCTGCTGACCCTGCAGGCGGCGGCTGGTGGTTTTGTGGGCGCATTCGTTTTCGACGCAGCGTGCACGGCGCTGCAGCTCGATCCGCTTGCTGCTGGTGCCCTCGGCAGTGTATTTTCGGTGGCATTGACCTTGATGCTTACTGTTATTCCCGCTCTCGCCATGCCGTTTTACCTGGCAATTTGCAACAGCTCTCCGCTTCGCAAGACTTTAGGTGCCGGTTTTGCCGATTTCTATACTGCCGATCTGCGAGGCAATCGTCTCACGTTCAGGCAGGCCTGGAAGCGCGGCATTCTGTTTGCCCTTGAGTCTTTCTTGTATCCACTGTCGGTGGCGACCGGCAAAAATTATCCGGACCGTCGAACCTGGCTTGAGCAGGCGAGCGGCACGATGTACGTAAAGCATCCGGATAAGCTCGAAGAAGAGGTCAATAAGTCTAAGGAAACAGTGGCGGTTCGCTATCGCGCTTTTCAGGAAATCGAAAGTGTTCTTGGTCAAGAACAAGATACCGTGCCCCGTGTCATGCGCAAGGTTGATCAGCCGTTCAGGCGGGCGCTGTACGGTGTGGCCGCACTTGCTATGGTGACGGTGGCGGTGGCATTGCCTGCCGGGATGCGGGCCCCAATGGTTCTGATGCGCAATATTCTCTTTGCCGGGGGGGAATTTGGATCCGGTCCCGGCAGTCATCTCTTGTACGGACTGCAAACGCTGGTCAACAATGGACTGAGTGTCTTCTTCGCTATGGTGGCGATCTTGGTGCTTTATTTTGCTGTGGCTATGTGCAGGCCGACCCATATTCAGTTATCGCGCAAGGGCATAAGGTTTACCTTTCAGATGATGCCCAGTTTCATGTGGGATGCGATTTGTCCCTGGGAAAAGGTCGAGCAGTTGAGACTCGAGCAGACTCCCGGAAAGGCTTCCATCGCCGATCATCGCCTGGTTTTCAAATTGAAAGACGGGAAAAAGATGCGCATGCGTCTGGGCAGCATCAGCTCGGTGGCCGGAAAAGAGGAAATATTGAGAGCCGTCGAACGTTGGGCGCCTGAGTTGCCTCGTTCAGCAGAAGTGATTTCAGCTTTGCAGCCGCCCTGTGATTTCAGCTACACGGAGCTCTGGATGGAGGCACTGACAGCGCCTCCGAAACGCGAGAAGCTGAAGCCGTTGATTGACGGTGCTGCATTGCGTGAGAACCAGTACACAGTGGCGAAGATGCTTGGTGTGGGAGGGCAGGGCACTGCATATCTGGCTGACGATGCTCTATCTGGACAGTCTGTCGTGCTGAAAGAGTTTCTTTTGCCGGTTTATGTTGATGTGAGCGCAAGACGTCGCGCCCTTGAAACTTTTGAGCACGAAGCTCGGCTTTTGAAAGAATTGAGTCACTCAAATGTCGTTAAACTTGTTGATTATTTTGTCGAGGACCATCGGGCTTATCTTGTTCTCGAGCACATTGACGGCAAATCGCTGCGCCAGATCGTGCAGCAGGAAGGCCGGCTGGACGAGGAGCAGGTTCGCAATCTGGCCAGGCAAATGTGCGAAATTCTCGCTTACTTGCATGCTCAGTCACCGCCTGTAGTGCATCGAGATTTTACTCCAGATAATTTGATTCTTCGTAAAGATGGCACGTTGAAGTTGATCGACTTCAACGTGGCAAGGCAAAGCGATGACGCAAGCGCTCTCAGCTCAGTAGTCGGTAAGCCCAATTACTTGTCGCCTGAACAGTTCCGCGGTGCGCCGGTGCCTGAAAGTGACCTCTATGCGTTTGGCGCCTGTCTTTACTTCTTGCTGACTGGCGAAGACCCAGTGGCGATAATCAGTTCCAACCCAGCTTCTGTGCGTGACGATGTCTCGGAGCAACTTTCCGCCATAGTGCAGAAAGCAACGCAGCCGGAGTTGAAGAATCGGTTTGCTAGCGCTGCAGAGATTTTGCTTCAGTTAGAGCAATAATCAGTTTGGCAATTTCGGTTGTATCTGCAACCTGAAACTGCGAGCAAGTGTTGCTGCTGCCCGAGCCCACTTTTACAGTCACTCCGCCGCGTTTATTCACCCAGTCGAAGGCTGGTTCGTCAGGCGGAGAATCACCGATGAAGACGTAAGCCCGTTCGCTTTCGGCAGGCACCATCTGGTCTAGTTGTGCCAGAGCGCGACCTTTGTCCCAATCTATTTTGGGAAGGAATTCGTAGCTAGTTGGTTGTGCGCGCAAGAGCAGGTCTTTGAACTGGTTGGAAATGCGCTCAATGTGATGGTGCAGAATTTCGCGTGCTTCCACTGCTACTGTGTGCCAGTGTACACACACCGAGTAGCCGTGGTCTTCCACTATGGCGTTGATCTCCGGTCTCGCCAGCGAGGCGAGCTTGTCGCGTACCTCTTTCATTGATTGTCCGACCGCTGCTGCCAGGTCGTTTACCACTGGTTCTTGCTTTGGCAGCGCTGTCTCGAGTCCGTAATTACCAGCCAGAAACAGTCTTTGATAATCAAACTCGCCACGCAATAGCGCCATGCTGCGGGCGCTGACAATGCCAGCCAGTACTCCCGGTTTGATGGACAGCTCGCGCAGACTTTCGTGAACATGCGGATCGAGCAAGGCATTTTCTGGACGGTCTGCATAAGGCACGATTGTTCCGTCTCTATCGAAGCCTATGAGAAGCTCTTTTCCTGCGGAAATTCTTTCGATTGCGTATGCTATTTCAGCACTGCTGGCAGCCTTTTTGTTTGTACAATTCTCGGTTTTCATACTAGCTCTCTATCACTACGCGTACTTTTCCTGACTTGTTCAGGACCTGACAGGCTCCCCTGCCGTTGTGATTTGTAAAACTCAGCCCGACTACTGCCGAACCTACTCTCAACCCTTGCACCGTGAATTTGTCGAGCCAGTCGGGCAGGCTTGGTTCGACGACGCGCAATAAATTGTGGCAAGCATCCGGATGAAAGTTGACGCATGTTTTGAGCAATTGAAAAATGGCTCCAGCTGCCCATGCCTGCGGTGAGCAAGAGACAGGATAATCGATTGGTCTGTATGCGCCGTCGCGTTCGAATCCGCAAAATAACTCAGGCAATCGGAAGTCTGGCTGGAACTGCGCCGCTTCGAGCAGACCCAGCATAATTTTGTGAGCATCGGCTACGCGTCCTATCTTGCGCATACCTTCTGCAATAATGGCGTTGTCGTGCGGCCATATAGATCCATTGTGGTAACTCATCGGGTTGTAAGCGATGGTGCTTCTGGAAAGAGTTCTGATGCCCCAGCCTGACTGCAGTTCGTTGGACATCAGTCTGTCTGCTACGTGATTAGCCTTTTCTTCATCGAGAATGTCCGTAAACAGTAAGTGACCGGGGTTTGATGAGATAACGCCGACTTGCTTGTTGTCAGCGTCAAGAGCGAGCGCAACGTAATTTTCGTCTTCCATCCAGAAATCGCGCTGAAATCTAGCCTTTAGCTGTGCAGCTTTGGTTGTTAGCGACTCGGATATCTCTTTGTGACCAAGCAGGCTTGCTGTGCGAGCCATCGTCGTCCAGGCTGCGTAAAGATAGCCCTGCACCTCGCACAAGGCGATCGGTGGATTCGCCAACTGACCGCTTGTGTGCATGACTGAATCGCCGGAATCTTTCCAGCCCTGGTTTTCCAGTCCTTTTTCACTTTCACGTTTATAGACTAGATAGCCTGTCTCGGTAAGAGTGTCATCGATCCATTGCAGCGCCGCTTTAGCTGATGTCCACATTTTAGTGGCGAAATCCAGATCTCCCGACCATTCCACATATTCACCGAGTACGAACAGCCATAACTGCGTCGCGTCGACTGTTCCGAAATACGGGCTGTGTGGAATCTGATTAGTGCGTGCCATTTCACCGATGCGCAGCTCATGCATGATGCGCCCAGGTGCTTCCGCTCTGTACTCGTCGACTACGGTTCCTTGATAGGCGCCTAGAACTTCGATGCACTCTCGAGCCAGATCCGGCAAAAATGGCAGCACCTGCCAGGCCGTTATGGCGCTGTCTCGGCCAAACAAGGCGCAGTACCAGGGCACTCCAGCCGAAAGACCGTTGCCTTTGGGTGTTGGCTGTCTGAGTATGTAGAGGTCGCGGAAGGCTCTGTCTACAGCCATGTCGAAGAGTTGATGTCCGGTGCGAATAATAGTTGAACGGTTGCACCACTCGCGGTATCGTTCGTCTGCGGCACGGCGGGCATCGCCATAGCCCGTCTTGCGCACATTGGGAGCTGAAGACTGCCCACCCCAGCGGGTTGAGACACAAATTTGAATTTCCTTGACTTGGTGAACCGGCAGTGTCAATTTGAAAGTTACTTCGCCTTCACCGTTTATTTCGTCTGGTTGAATGCCGTAAAATTCGATCACTGTCTCGAGCAGCTCGTTATCCAGCCCCCTGTAAGCAAGAAAGAGAGTGCGCCCGTTTTTCCCGGGGACGGGCATCATGCGTTGCCCGCGTTTTTCTACGTTCAAACCTCGCACTTCGAACATGTCGGCGAAGTCTGAACTGAACGCCATCTTGAGCTCAACGTCAAGAGGCGTGGCGTGAAAATTTTGCAGGGTCAAACGCTCCCACAGTAAGTCCCCCAATACGACCTCGCGTTGAATGGTGATTTTTTGCTGCGGAGTTTGTTCGGTGTGCGGATTGGTGTAGAGAAATTGTCCCGCGTAGCCTTCGTTGACTGAGCTGGAAAGCAGCGACAGAGGAGCGCCGTTCATTGTCAGTTCCCACTGGCTGATGTGGCGGGTATCGTACCGGTAGTAACCGTAACCAAGTGTGTTGCAACCAGGAATTAGCGCGCTTTGATCCATGACCAGAAAGTGACTGCCGTGCTTGAGTACGAAGCGCGGATGAGCTGCATCAGTGAGCACAAATGGCATGCCCTGGCACAAGGGGCGTGAGTCGAGTGTGTACTCTGGAAATGTTGTTGAGCTGGCACTATCGTCAGCAACGTCAGAAGAAATCGGCGTGTGGGTCATTTGTTTTTCCGAGGTGGCGGCTCAACTGACGGGATCTAATGAGTTCCAGGAGTTCTCGTTTGGACTTTATGAATTCTCCGCGGACCTTCTATTGATGAGACATGCTTTCACTTAGTTCCAATAGAATGTCGTTGTTGCGGGTTCTTACATTTTAAATTGAAACAAAGCGCCTTTTCATTGTAGCCAGAGATACTACATCTTGATGCTCAGTGTAAATCAAACTGAAAAGCGCCGTCTTAAACTGACACTCTTTCTAAAATCGGATGATTATCTCTTGAACTGTGTAGCTATTTCTTGAACTGCATAGCGTTGTAGACACAAAATCGACAGCATTCGCGCGATGTCAGCTAAGGTGAGTGCTCAATATTTTCTCTGGCGCGCTTGATTCGTGCTTTGCGATAACCTCACGCGAGCGAGTTGTCAGGCGGGTTTGTTGATGCGCCATTCTGATAAAGATCCAATATCCAAGTGCTCAGAAGTGGTTGAGTTGAGCATAGTGAAATCAATAGAGTTGAGTGTCTCCTTTTCCTTCTTCTTTCCATAAGCCCAATCCCCCGCAAAGCTCTGACCGTTTACATCTGCGTGTTTTTTCTTCCTGTTTAGCCGGGAAGAGCAGTGTGATGGTTTCGCATGTGTCGGTTTTGAGCCTGGAAAGAAGTTCCCTATGTCAACGCGTTTGCTACTTCAGCATCCGCCAACTACTGAGGACAAGACCATGAAGAACTCCGAAACCGCCCCCACCAACCCCGCCGCCGTCACCGAGTGCCTCGCTGCCGCCACCAAGTCCGCCACGACCGCTCTGGGCGCCGCCGACAACCGCAGCGTCACCGCCGCCGCCACCCTGAGCGTCGCGGTCACCGAAGCGGGCGTCACCAAGACCAACAAGGCGAACGCCAGCGTCACCGTCGGCTCCGAGACCTCCGAGGAAGCCGCCGCCTCCAAGTAACGCGTCGGCGCCGGCAAGCATGAACGAATGAAGGCATTTTTCGTTCTTGCTCAACCTGAATTCGCGAATCGAGCCTTCACGGTTCGCGAATTCACTTTCTTTCGCAATTAATTACCTCGGAGTAAGGCGCTGAGAAGGCACCGAGCCGTAAGAATGCCGCAGAGCAAGGCTTCGTGGTTCTGGGGCTGATCTTGTTTTAATCGTGGACGTGGTTGTGGCGCATGAACATTGGATTTTGGGAATCGAATCGATTGAATCGATTATGGGGATTACCTTTTAGGATTTTCGGACATTTAAAATTTACCCTAAAATACTATCGGCTGTAGCAGGTTCTGCGAAATGAGAAATGAGAGATCGATGGAGATCGACACGCATACGTAACTGCTATCCACTCTTGTTTGCTTTCACGGCTCAGGTCGTGCGATACACACGCTCAGGTTCATTCTGAGAGTTGCTTTGTCTCAGGCATGAACCAGAGAAAGAATGCCATGGCCGCGATGGAAATGCCTGCTAGGGTCAGGAAACCGGCGTTGTATCCCGCGAATTTGACGATAAAGCCAATCAGCAGATTGCTCAATCCTGCGCCGATGCCCAGTCCGGTAGCGATGATTCCCTGGACAACATTGAATCGTCCAGTGCCGCGTGTCAGATCGGCTGCTACGACGACGCCGAGAACGCCATAAATGCCCGCACCGATTCCATCAAGAATCTGAGCCGCGATCAGGGCGTAAGGGTTGCTGGTGGAAGCGAAGATAAGGGCGCGCAGAGGCAGTGATGCAAACGCAATCAGAAAAACAGGCTTGCGACCCCAGCTTGCCGCATATTTGCTGGCCAGTAGTGCTGCCGGGACCATACAAAATTGGGCTACGATGATGCAGGCTGACATGCAGACACCGGCATCCATGATCTTCGTCTCCGCCACCTTTTGCCCGGCTTGCGGCAGCATGGCAGCATTTGCGAAGTGAAACAGAATCGCACTCAAAGCAAATATGGCAATGCGTTTGTCTCGCAATGTATGCATGAGTCCTTCGGGGCGGTGATTCTCATTATCGGCAGTATGCTGGCTTCCTCGAGCAAGAGCATGGTCGATATCGCTTCTTTTGATAAACAACACGCTCAAGACGCTGCTTAGACCGAGCAGGGCTACGACGTTGAATATCGCCCCAATTGAGAATGCTTTGCTGACAGCTCCTGATAGCACTGCTGCTGTGACATTGCCGCTATGATTGAAAGCTTCGTTTCGTCCGATTCGCCGATCGAATCCATGTGGGCCGACAAGCCCCAGGCTTATTGCTGCCACTGCCGGCGGCAGAAAGGCGCTGGCCGAACCAATTAAGGCTTGTGCGGTAATGACACAGGCAAAGCATGGGAAAGCAACG encodes the following:
- a CDS encoding MFS transporter, producing MVSHSVLQSREQNPTSKRSLIALDALNFFLADVVGGVGPYLAVYLKSTLRWDAGAIGMAMATASVCAVLFQTPAGAIVDRVEHKRAVIIISALIIAAGCLLLVAFPCFACVITAQALIGSASAFLPPAVAAISLGLVGPHGFDRRIGRNEAFNHSGNVTAAVLSGAVSKAFSIGAIFNVVALLGLSSVLSVLFIKRSDIDHALARGSQHTADNENHRPEGLMHTLRDKRIAIFALSAILFHFANAAMLPQAGQKVAETKIMDAGVCMSACIIVAQFCMVPAALLASKYAASWGRKPVFLIAFASLPLRALIFASTSNPYALIAAQILDGIGAGIYGVLGVVVAADLTRGTGRFNVVQGIIATGLGIGAGLSNLLIGFIVKFAGYNAGFLTLAGISIAAMAFFLWFMPETKQLSE